A stretch of the Clavibacter sp. B3I6 genome encodes the following:
- a CDS encoding DUF1844 domain-containing protein produces the protein MTDSPRPDHADAADAHVHRFEEPAGADAGTTTTAPGVADDDTADFVADQYARDIADVSAVEVITTTAVHLMSAAAVKCGLADDPATQTDLAEARKLIISLAGLVTAASPELGDQHARSLRDGLRSLQLAFREASPYPDAVGKGPGEKYTGPVS, from the coding sequence ATGACCGACTCGCCCCGCCCCGACCACGCGGACGCCGCCGACGCGCACGTCCACCGCTTCGAGGAGCCGGCCGGCGCCGATGCCGGGACGACGACGACCGCCCCGGGCGTCGCCGACGACGACACCGCGGACTTCGTCGCCGACCAGTACGCGCGGGACATCGCCGACGTCTCCGCCGTGGAGGTCATCACGACCACGGCCGTCCACCTCATGAGCGCGGCCGCCGTGAAGTGCGGGCTCGCCGACGATCCCGCCACGCAGACGGACCTCGCCGAGGCGCGGAAGCTCATCATCTCGCTCGCGGGCCTCGTCACCGCGGCCTCGCCCGAGCTCGGCGACCAGCACGCGCGGAGCCTCCGCGACGGCCTGCGCTCCCTGCAGCTCGCCTTCCGCGAGGCGTCCCCGTACCCGGACGCGGTCGGCAAGGGACCGGGCGAGAAGTACACCGGCCCCGTCTCCTAG